The Salegentibacter mishustinae genomic interval CTTTCCCGGCAACGTCTTTTACATTATTCCCAATTTGGGTCATAGACATTTGATCGGCAAATTTTAACACAGGAACAACAAGACCCTCTTCTACCGCTACAGCAACACCCATATGAATGTGTTTAGCAATTTTCATAGATTCTCCTGTCCACTGGCTATTTACCTGCGGGTGCTTACGAAGCGCCATTGCACTGGCTTTTATCACCATATCATTAAAGGAAACCTTAACATCTGGCATTTCGTTGATCTGCTTACGAGAAGCCATTGCATTCGCCATATCCACCTCTATAGTTAAATAGTAATGTGGCGCGTTAAACTTAGATTCCCCAAGTCTCTTCGCAATAGTTTTACGCATTTGAGAATTTTTAATCTCCTCAAAGCTTTCTTCTCCTGCAGGCACGTAAGGTTGTGGTGCAGCAGCTGTATCTTTAGTTTCAGATTTTGCTTCAGCAGGTTTCTCTGAAGGTTTATAATCTTCAATGTCTTTCTTCACGATACGGCCATTGCCGCCGCTACCTTCAACATCTGAAAGATTTATACCTTTATCTTCTGCCATTTTCTTAGCCAGTGGAGAAGCAAATATTCTTCCACTATCTTTAGATGAACCTGAAGATTTCTTTTCTGAAGACTTACTTTCTTTTTCTTCAGATTTTTCTTCTTTTTTATCGTCTTTTTTCCCTGGTTTTTCTGAAGATTTCTTTTTAGACTTTCCGTCTACTGAAACATTAGAAACATCTGTTCCTTCTGGCCCAATAATCGCTAATAGACTATCTACTTTAGCAGTTTCCCCTTCTTCAAGACCAATTTTAAGCAAAGTTCCTTCGTAAAAAGATTCGAATTCCATAGTGGCCTTATCAGTTTCGATCTCGGCCAGAATATCACCTTCTTCAACTTTATCACCTTCTTTCTTCAACCACGAAGCCACGGTACCTTCTTCCATGGTATCGCTTAAACGAGGCATAGTAATGATTTCTACGCCTTCAGGAATTCCCCCATCGTCGCTATCACCATCACTTTCAGCTTCATCTTCGCCCTCGTCTTCATCAGAATCTGAAGTGTCTTCTTCTTTATCTTTATCGGCATCTCCGCCGCCTTTCAGTAATTCTGAAATATCTTCGCCTTCCTCTCCAATAATAGCAAGCAAAGTATCTACGGGAGCGGTTTCGCCCTCTTCAATACCTATGTGAAGTAAAGTTCCTTCATAGAAAGACTCAAACTCCATTGTAGCTTTATCGGTTTCAATTTCAGCAAGGATATCACCTTCTTCAACTTTATCACCTTTTTGCTTTAACCACTTCGCAACAACACCTTCTTCCATGGTGTCGCTCAAACGCGGCATGTTTATTACTTCTGCCATAATTTACTGAGGTTTATGTGCTAAAAACGGATAATCTTTTTGTTCGTAAACAACATCATACATCACGTTTTTATCTGGGAAGTCTGATTCTTCTGCGAATTTCTCACATTCAGACACCTTGTCTTTAACGCGTTTGTTGATCTCTTTTATTTCATCTTCTGAAGCATACTTTTTATCCTTAATTACATTCAATACT includes:
- a CDS encoding pyruvate dehydrogenase complex dihydrolipoamide acetyltransferase — protein: MAEVINMPRLSDTMEEGVVAKWLKQKGDKVEEGDILAEIETDKATMEFESFYEGTLLHIGIEEGETAPVDTLLAIIGEEGEDISELLKGGGDADKDKEEDTSDSDEDEGEDEAESDGDSDDGGIPEGVEIITMPRLSDTMEEGTVASWLKKEGDKVEEGDILAEIETDKATMEFESFYEGTLLKIGLEEGETAKVDSLLAIIGPEGTDVSNVSVDGKSKKKSSEKPGKKDDKKEEKSEEKESKSSEKKSSGSSKDSGRIFASPLAKKMAEDKGINLSDVEGSGGNGRIVKKDIEDYKPSEKPAEAKSETKDTAAAPQPYVPAGEESFEEIKNSQMRKTIAKRLGESKFNAPHYYLTIEVDMANAMASRKQINEMPDVKVSFNDMVIKASAMALRKHPQVNSQWTGESMKIAKHIHMGVAVAVEEGLVVPVLKFADQMSMTQIGNNVKDVAGKARSKKLQPKDMEGSTFTVSNLGMFGIVEFTSIINQPNSAILSVGTIVEKPVVKNGEIVVGNTMKLTLACDHRTVDGATGAAFLKTLKTYLENPVTMLA